The Virgibacillus dokdonensis genome includes a window with the following:
- a CDS encoding metal-dependent hydrolase family protein yields MGKKLIKNTLIIDGNGAAPIKDSIIVLDNEKITYVGKEENYTLDGSEYVIDAQGGTVLPGFIDTHVHMMFEYAPIAQRLATPFSFMYYQAANYLKATLHAGITSVRDALGADLGVKKAVNEGLICGPRMQLSINALTITGGHGDGYTISGNTVDLLASNYPGMPNGKCDGVEEVRKKTRQMLRAGAEVIKVHATGGVLSATDHPEFTQFSLEELKVIVEEAKFRKGVKVMAHAQGAEGIKNAIKAGIHSIEHGIFIDDEAVELMLENETYLVPTLLAPVAVLETAKEAGMPDTAVEKSKEVIEQHQASIAKAYEAGVKIAMGTDAGVMKHGTNLRELGLMRDAGMTAMETIVASTKTAAECLGWEEQLGTLEVGKLADIIIVKGNPLNDVDMLANNENIQVVIKNGEVEKNLLF; encoded by the coding sequence TTGGGAAAAAAATTAATTAAGAATACGCTTATTATCGACGGAAACGGTGCTGCTCCAATAAAAGATAGTATCATTGTCTTAGATAATGAAAAAATTACTTACGTTGGTAAAGAAGAAAATTATACACTAGATGGATCAGAATACGTAATAGATGCTCAAGGTGGTACCGTATTGCCGGGTTTTATTGATACACACGTACACATGATGTTTGAATACGCACCAATTGCCCAAAGGTTAGCCACTCCATTTTCATTTATGTACTATCAAGCAGCAAATTATTTAAAAGCAACTTTACATGCTGGAATAACTTCTGTTCGCGATGCTTTAGGTGCTGATTTAGGAGTGAAGAAAGCTGTTAACGAAGGATTAATATGTGGACCAAGGATGCAATTAAGTATTAATGCTTTAACAATTACTGGGGGACATGGCGATGGTTATACTATATCTGGGAACACCGTGGATTTGTTAGCTTCTAATTACCCAGGTATGCCAAATGGAAAATGTGATGGCGTAGAGGAAGTTCGTAAAAAAACACGACAAATGCTACGGGCTGGTGCAGAAGTAATTAAAGTTCATGCTACAGGTGGTGTGTTAAGTGCCACAGACCATCCTGAATTTACACAATTTTCATTGGAAGAATTGAAAGTCATTGTAGAAGAGGCGAAATTTCGCAAAGGTGTCAAGGTAATGGCCCATGCCCAAGGTGCTGAAGGGATAAAGAATGCGATTAAAGCTGGTATTCATTCCATTGAACATGGAATTTTTATAGATGATGAAGCTGTTGAATTAATGTTAGAAAATGAAACTTATCTCGTTCCAACCTTACTTGCTCCGGTTGCTGTTTTAGAGACAGCAAAAGAAGCAGGAATGCCTGATACAGCTGTAGAAAAGTCGAAAGAAGTGATTGAACAGCATCAAGCAAGCATTGCGAAAGCGTACGAGGCAGGCGTAAAGATTGCAATGGGAACGGATGCTGGTGTTATGAAGCATGGAACAAATTTACGAGAACTTGGCTTAATGAGAGACGCTGGGATGACTGCTATGGAAACAATTGTGGCTTCTACTAAAACAGCCGCAGAGTGTTTAGGATGGGAAGAGCAGTTAGGCACCCTTGAAGTGGGGAAACTAGCGGATATTATCATTGTAAAAGGTAATCCACTAAACGATGTTGATATGCTAGCGAATAATGAGAACATACAAGTAGTAATTAAGAATGGGGAAGTAGAAAAAAACTTATTGTTTTAA
- a CDS encoding Hsp20/alpha crystallin family protein produces MDNKRWKRGERGPFQGIMEQMDAFFNESAKNFNSLIKRPLAVRTRETEDNVIVEAELPGYRRDQIQLEIFGNQLRIFVEDHSNTDEEGYSQSERTVTLPFAISEKETVAKLNNGILQVTIPKNNSSRKFISIHDTTDL; encoded by the coding sequence ATGGATAATAAACGTTGGAAACGGGGAGAACGGGGGCCGTTTCAAGGTATTATGGAACAAATGGACGCTTTTTTTAATGAATCTGCGAAGAATTTCAATTCGCTGATTAAACGTCCATTGGCTGTTCGTACACGTGAAACGGAGGACAATGTGATTGTAGAAGCTGAGCTACCAGGGTACAGACGCGATCAAATCCAATTAGAGATATTTGGTAATCAATTACGGATTTTTGTTGAAGATCATTCGAATACGGATGAAGAAGGTTACAGCCAATCAGAAAGAACTGTAACACTTCCATTTGCAATTTCTGAAAAAGAAACCGTAGCAAAATTGAATAATGGCATTCTACAAGTAACTATTCCGAAAAACAATTCCAGCCGAAAATTTATCTCCATTCATGACACTACAGATTTGTAA
- a CDS encoding sulfite exporter TauE/SafE family protein, with protein sequence MFDLTILDWFIVIACALFIGFSKSGIPNLVILVVTMIMFVFPAKESVGVLLPMLLIGDLFAVIYYRRHVVWKYLISLIPWVLVGIIGGFLVLRQVNDEQLKPIIGTIVLVMIGLNVIRNQFGERFNQLLPTSISFTITMGILSGFTTMVGNAAGAIMTIYLLVKRVPKKEFVGTSAWFFITVNTIKVPLYLHLNLISSASFGLNLIMLPVILTGAIIGAKVLPWIPQNVFTIIVLLLAALGGLYLVIG encoded by the coding sequence TTGTTTGATTTAACCATTTTAGATTGGTTCATCGTTATTGCTTGTGCTTTATTTATTGGCTTTTCTAAATCTGGAATCCCAAATTTAGTTATTTTAGTGGTCACAATGATTATGTTTGTTTTTCCAGCAAAGGAATCAGTGGGCGTTCTGCTTCCTATGCTTTTGATTGGCGATTTGTTTGCTGTCATTTATTATCGACGTCATGTTGTTTGGAAATATCTTATATCGCTTATTCCATGGGTTTTAGTTGGAATTATTGGTGGGTTCTTGGTTTTAAGACAAGTGAATGATGAACAATTAAAGCCAATTATCGGAACGATCGTTCTCGTTATGATCGGTCTAAATGTCATTCGTAATCAATTTGGTGAGCGGTTTAATCAGCTTTTACCAACCTCCATTAGCTTTACAATAACAATGGGGATCCTTAGTGGTTTTACGACGATGGTAGGGAATGCTGCTGGTGCAATCATGACAATTTATTTGTTAGTAAAAAGAGTTCCTAAAAAAGAATTTGTTGGTACAAGTGCGTGGTTTTTTATAACTGTAAATACGATAAAGGTTCCTCTTTATTTGCATTTAAATTTAATTAGCAGTGCATCTTTTGGCCTGAATTTAATAATGCTTCCAGTAATTTTGACTGGCGCCATCATTGGGGCCAAAGTGCTACCATGGATACCGCAAAACGTATTTACTATCATAGTGTTGCTGTTAGCAGCTTTAGGAGGGCTATATTTAGTAATTGGTTAG
- a CDS encoding IS4 family transposase, translating into MDKNTLKSSFGKWVSPINTKKLYEQVEENKQDYYTKKLTTEAYIKLLLLAQLQGFESLEEMSDALIDGELQKVLGFESISTSQLSRKNNEMNPMILSHLFLDLVYKIKGIQFKNGKYMPLKIIDSSTLPLNLTNHKWAKFRKTKAGVKLHLRLVFMDKGTVYPEKTVITTAKEHDRNQLEVLVDDKEAMYVFDRGYVDYERFDRMTDEGYFFVSRLKKNAVIREVESFSVPKDATALSDKMVYIGSTQNRTENVFRLLEVVDTKGNILRLITNRFDLNSEEISEIYRQRWAIELFFKWLKQHVEIKHFYGMSETAIQNQIFLALIAYCLHVLIQLEMRSKKSLLRISRWLNKVLWKPAYIWIRRFDDRSIP; encoded by the coding sequence ATGGACAAGAATACACTAAAATCATCATTTGGTAAATGGGTTTCACCTATAAATACGAAAAAACTATATGAACAAGTAGAAGAAAATAAACAAGATTACTACACAAAAAAACTGACAACGGAAGCGTATATAAAGTTGCTGTTGCTTGCTCAATTACAAGGATTTGAGAGCTTGGAAGAGATGAGCGATGCACTAATAGATGGTGAACTTCAGAAAGTATTGGGGTTTGAATCGATTAGTACATCTCAGCTATCAAGGAAGAATAATGAAATGAATCCAATGATCCTTTCCCATTTATTCTTGGACCTTGTTTACAAAATAAAAGGTATCCAATTTAAAAACGGGAAATACATGCCATTGAAAATCATTGATTCTAGCACGCTTCCATTAAACTTAACGAATCATAAGTGGGCAAAGTTCCGTAAAACAAAAGCAGGAGTTAAGCTACATTTACGACTTGTATTTATGGATAAGGGCACCGTCTATCCTGAAAAAACTGTGATTACAACAGCCAAAGAACATGACAGAAATCAACTGGAAGTTCTCGTAGATGACAAAGAAGCCATGTATGTGTTTGACCGTGGATATGTTGACTATGAACGATTTGACCGAATGACGGATGAAGGCTACTTTTTCGTGTCCAGACTAAAGAAAAACGCCGTCATTCGTGAAGTAGAATCATTTTCTGTACCTAAAGATGCTACAGCTTTATCCGACAAGATGGTTTACATCGGTTCGACGCAAAATCGCACAGAGAATGTATTCCGTCTACTTGAAGTAGTGGATACAAAGGGGAACATTTTGCGATTAATTACTAACCGTTTCGATCTAAATTCCGAAGAGATTAGTGAAATTTACCGTCAACGGTGGGCCATAGAGCTATTTTTCAAATGGCTCAAACAGCATGTAGAGATCAAACACTTTTATGGTATGAGCGAAACTGCCATTCAAAATCAAATCTTCCTTGCGCTCATTGCTTACTGTTTACATGTACTTATCCAGTTAGAGATGAGGAGTAAGAAGTCCTTACTCCGAATTAGCCGCTGGTTAAATAAAGTGCTGTGGAAACCTGCGTACATCTGGATCCGCAGATTTGACGATAGATCTATTCCGTAA
- a CDS encoding ABC transporter ATP-binding protein yields MSILMQGKNMSKNINKKRILQNLNFTFYQQKTVAIIGANGSGKSTLLRILAGITLPSSGTIQRKHIRIGYVPEQFPPNIMFTGFNYLYHLGRIGGLSREVAKERVGQLFDQFNFTAQFEVIKYYSKGMRQKINIMQALLHQPALLILDEPLSGLDESVQLEVESMLYQLKQQGLTILFTCHDLPLVHRLADRTVTLQNGKLMESVITCDHVEESLVTIESTLPADVSILTQISAIYGIDHETIHKNKIQFTISSRQSDEIIALLIQSGASIYSVWSVQQKAFSMYEV; encoded by the coding sequence TTGTCCATATTGATGCAAGGTAAAAATATGTCAAAAAACATAAATAAAAAACGTATTTTACAGAACCTAAACTTTACTTTTTATCAACAGAAAACAGTAGCAATTATTGGCGCTAATGGATCAGGTAAGAGCACTTTACTACGAATTTTAGCAGGAATTACACTTCCGTCAAGTGGAACCATTCAACGTAAGCATATCCGGATAGGGTATGTACCAGAGCAATTTCCTCCGAATATTATGTTTACAGGATTTAATTATCTTTATCATTTAGGAAGAATAGGAGGGCTATCACGTGAAGTGGCTAAAGAACGTGTTGGTCAGCTTTTTGATCAGTTTAACTTTACTGCCCAATTTGAAGTAATCAAGTATTATTCGAAGGGAATGAGACAAAAAATAAATATCATGCAAGCACTCTTACACCAACCTGCTTTGCTTATTTTAGATGAGCCCTTATCAGGATTAGATGAGTCTGTTCAGTTAGAAGTAGAATCTATGTTATATCAATTAAAGCAGCAAGGTTTAACGATTTTATTTACATGCCATGACTTGCCACTAGTGCATCGTTTAGCAGACCGTACCGTTACATTACAAAATGGGAAGCTTATGGAAAGTGTAATCACTTGTGATCATGTCGAGGAGAGCCTTGTTACGATTGAGTCGACACTTCCAGCAGATGTATCTATTCTTACACAAATAAGCGCTATTTATGGTATAGATCATGAGACAATACACAAAAACAAGATTCAATTTACTATAAGTTCACGACAGAGTGATGAAATCATTGCTCTATTAATTCAAAGTGGAGCGTCCATTTATTCTGTATGGTCTGTTCAACAAAAAGCGTTTTCTATGTACGAAGTATAG
- a CDS encoding CoxG family protein, whose translation MPSGTKEMTLQAPIAQVWDFVSDMNHWAPLVPGYIDHEIINDTESTWKFKGDLGIVQKKVQLKVLITKWEKPEKVTFNLKGISEKFTGSGYFHALAINSDTTKMTGHLDMKAEGIMGPVINPVLKSFLPKMTTELTEAIAQEITNSKSHS comes from the coding sequence ATGCCTAGCGGAACAAAGGAAATGACTCTTCAAGCGCCAATTGCACAAGTATGGGATTTTGTTAGCGATATGAACCATTGGGCTCCGTTAGTACCTGGCTATATTGATCATGAGATTATAAACGATACGGAGTCCACATGGAAATTTAAAGGGGATCTCGGTATTGTTCAAAAAAAAGTACAACTAAAAGTACTTATAACAAAGTGGGAAAAACCTGAAAAAGTAACTTTTAATTTAAAAGGAATAAGTGAGAAATTCACTGGTAGTGGTTACTTTCATGCTTTAGCAATAAATTCAGATACAACAAAAATGACGGGCCATCTAGACATGAAAGCTGAGGGGATAATGGGACCAGTTATTAATCCAGTTTTAAAATCCTTTCTACCTAAGATGACTACAGAATTAACGGAAGCAATTGCCCAAGAAATAACAAACAGCAAAAGTCATTCTTAA
- a CDS encoding hydroxymethylglutaryl-CoA synthase has product MKIGIDKIGFYTPHLYVDMNDLAKARDVDPAKFTIGIGQEKMAIAPLTQDAVTLAANAALEIIDESDRQAIDFVIFGTETGVDHSKAAGVYVHHLLDLQPQTRTVEVKQACFGATAGIQMAKAHIALHPNSKVLVLASDIARYGLRTGGEATQGAGAVAIVMSKNPKIMAIEEPSAYLTEDVMDFWRPVYSEYAQVDGKLSNEMYLSFFEKIWEAYQQKTGLGIGDFSAICYHLPYTKMGLKALRMIYDQGTEVDKERLLENLEHSKIYNKNVGNIYTGSLYLSFLSLIEHQNNLRAGDRIGLFSYGSGAVGEFFAGILQPGYQEHLHAEQHQKLLSSRTEVSVEEYERIFAATLPKDGTAYQLDDQNDPAKIKLSGVSEHKRHYVNSLAVKM; this is encoded by the coding sequence ATGAAAATAGGAATAGATAAAATAGGATTTTACACGCCGCATTTATATGTAGATATGAATGATTTGGCAAAAGCTAGGGACGTAGATCCAGCCAAATTCACCATTGGTATTGGTCAAGAAAAAATGGCTATCGCACCACTTACCCAGGATGCTGTTACGTTGGCTGCTAATGCTGCCTTGGAAATTATTGATGAATCAGATAGACAAGCTATTGACTTTGTAATATTTGGTACAGAAACAGGTGTAGATCATTCTAAAGCAGCAGGAGTATATGTTCACCATTTATTAGATCTCCAACCGCAAACAAGAACCGTGGAAGTAAAGCAGGCTTGTTTCGGAGCAACAGCTGGGATTCAAATGGCTAAAGCTCACATTGCTTTACATCCAAACAGCAAAGTTCTAGTATTGGCCTCAGATATTGCCAGATATGGACTACGAACTGGTGGAGAGGCGACACAAGGTGCAGGTGCAGTAGCCATAGTAATGAGTAAGAACCCTAAAATTATGGCAATAGAGGAGCCATCTGCCTATTTAACAGAAGATGTAATGGATTTTTGGCGACCTGTATACTCTGAATATGCTCAAGTAGATGGAAAATTATCAAATGAAATGTATTTGTCTTTTTTTGAGAAAATATGGGAAGCTTATCAACAAAAGACAGGCTTGGGAATTGGCGATTTTTCTGCCATTTGCTACCATCTCCCATATACGAAAATGGGTTTAAAAGCTCTAAGAATGATTTATGACCAAGGAACGGAAGTAGACAAAGAACGTCTGTTAGAAAACTTGGAACATAGTAAAATATACAATAAAAATGTCGGAAATATTTATACTGGCTCTTTGTATTTGAGCTTTCTGTCTTTAATTGAGCATCAAAATAATCTACGTGCTGGTGACAGGATTGGGTTGTTTAGTTATGGATCTGGAGCAGTAGGAGAATTTTTTGCGGGTATTTTACAACCTGGTTATCAAGAACATTTGCATGCAGAGCAACATCAGAAATTACTTTCTTCTAGAACAGAAGTAAGTGTAGAGGAGTACGAACGAATATTTGCAGCGACGTTGCCAAAAGATGGAACTGCTTATCAACTGGATGATCAAAATGATCCTGCAAAGATTAAACTTTCCGGGGTTAGTGAGCATAAACGCCATTATGTAAATAGCCTTGCAGTGAAAATGTAA
- a CDS encoding PAS domain-containing protein: MKKQRHDKLHLFEKALNYTRVGLIITDPNIEDNPIIFVNKGFTELTGYEENEVIGKNCRFLQGEATESYSMDRIRTAIWTKESISLQLYNYRKDGTGFWNELSIDPMWVEEEKKYYFVGVQKDVTELKESERLLQMSLQEIDKLSTPIVPIRDDVAVLPLIGNMNDQRMETLMSNISTYMEQANEGYIIIDLSGLYEVDTYTVSRLLKVHQFISLMGKELLFVGFRPDMALKTVIIQDTFKDMNTFKNVKMALNYIDKIK; encoded by the coding sequence ATGAAGAAGCAACGACATGATAAATTGCATTTATTTGAAAAGGCATTAAATTATACAAGAGTCGGCTTAATTATAACTGATCCAAATATAGAAGATAATCCAATTATTTTTGTAAATAAAGGTTTTACTGAATTAACAGGATATGAAGAAAATGAAGTTATAGGTAAGAATTGTCGATTCTTGCAAGGTGAAGCTACGGAATCTTATAGTATGGATAGAATACGGACTGCAATTTGGACAAAGGAATCCATTTCGCTACAGCTATATAACTATAGAAAAGATGGGACTGGTTTTTGGAATGAGCTTTCGATTGATCCGATGTGGGTGGAAGAGGAGAAAAAATATTATTTCGTTGGCGTCCAAAAAGATGTTACAGAATTAAAAGAAAGTGAACGTCTATTACAAATGAGTTTGCAGGAGATCGATAAACTTTCCACGCCTATTGTACCCATTAGAGATGATGTCGCAGTCTTACCTCTTATCGGTAATATGAATGATCAGCGAATGGAAACGCTCATGTCTAATATATCTACGTATATGGAGCAGGCTAATGAGGGATATATCATTATTGATTTATCTGGGCTATATGAAGTGGATACATATACTGTGTCACGTCTTCTAAAAGTTCATCAATTTATTTCATTAATGGGCAAAGAATTATTATTTGTTGGTTTTCGCCCAGATATGGCTCTGAAAACGGTGATTATTCAAGATACGTTTAAAGATATGAATACATTTAAAAATGTTAAAATGGCTTTAAATTACATAGATAAAATTAAGTAG
- a CDS encoding antibiotic biosynthesis monooxygenase family protein has product MKLKIQRNHGGEPLTIIEEGNQVQIVSEQVNTYEIIDQSNNLCEEAVTVLNYIGVYNEKRQRFEERFLHRPRMIENEQGFIAIRVLRPLQDDIYIVLTQWQTEEDFRNWQASTAYQHAHKNRNTQKGIDQEQGVLKGKPYHYLYQASHR; this is encoded by the coding sequence GTGAAATTGAAGATTCAAAGGAATCATGGGGGAGAACCATTAACTATTATTGAAGAAGGGAACCAAGTTCAAATTGTTTCAGAACAGGTAAATACCTATGAAATCATTGATCAATCCAATAATTTGTGTGAAGAGGCTGTTACTGTGTTAAATTATATTGGTGTTTATAATGAAAAAAGGCAGCGCTTTGAAGAACGTTTTTTGCATCGCCCTAGAATGATAGAAAACGAACAAGGCTTTATCGCAATTCGCGTTTTACGTCCTTTACAAGATGATATATATATTGTTCTAACACAATGGCAAACGGAGGAAGATTTCCGAAATTGGCAAGCATCTACTGCGTACCAGCATGCGCATAAAAATAGAAATACGCAAAAAGGAATTGACCAAGAGCAAGGCGTACTTAAAGGAAAACCATATCATTATTTGTATCAAGCAAGCCATAGATAA
- a CDS encoding sirohydrochlorin chelatase — MDKDVVVIVYHGSKDDDKNQAFLNFVDHLNLQAWDDGNARFIGCYIEQAEPTINQIMQQRDSLYGRVYIFPLLFLRGKHYNKDVKGVIEAYEQEINKNTVLLPPLCEDDLFLTYVVERLYSVYNQPVIIAAHGSAHDTRANDALEQLTTLLEQQYSRPSSSLFLFGEGQHVLEQFSFRYELFYILPLTFGKGAVYEQFKDKVLGYPKARLLPPVYFDKSLQNYVLLKLKSLREDVEK, encoded by the coding sequence ATGGATAAAGATGTAGTTGTGATTGTCTATCATGGATCTAAGGATGATGATAAGAATCAAGCGTTTTTAAACTTTGTTGATCATTTAAATTTACAGGCTTGGGATGATGGAAATGCGCGCTTTATTGGATGTTATATTGAGCAAGCAGAGCCTACTATAAATCAAATTATGCAACAACGGGATAGCTTATACGGACGTGTTTACATTTTTCCATTGCTTTTCTTAAGAGGGAAGCATTATAACAAGGATGTAAAAGGGGTTATTGAAGCATACGAACAAGAAATAAATAAAAATACAGTATTGCTCCCACCACTTTGCGAAGACGATTTATTTTTAACCTATGTGGTTGAGCGTTTATATTCGGTTTATAATCAACCAGTTATTATTGCGGCACATGGGTCAGCTCATGACACTCGTGCAAATGATGCACTTGAACAGTTGACGACTCTTTTGGAACAACAATATTCCCGACCATCCTCGTCTCTGTTCTTATTTGGCGAAGGGCAACATGTTTTAGAACAATTTTCTTTCCGTTATGAGTTGTTTTATATATTGCCACTAACATTTGGAAAAGGGGCAGTTTACGAGCAGTTTAAAGACAAGGTGTTAGGCTATCCAAAAGCAAGGCTGTTGCCGCCTGTCTATTTTGATAAGTCGTTGCAGAATTATGTTTTGTTGAAGTTAAAAAGTTTAAGGGAGGATGTTGAAAAGTGA
- a CDS encoding TRAP transporter large permease — MTPEMIGMIGIIGLVVLLLLKIPVGIALIIIALSGTTLIRGWDVAFSQLGRTPFDTASSYSLSVIPLFILMGMILSYTGMGKDLYKAVDSWIGHWKGGLAMATICSAAIFSAISGSLNATTATVSKITLPEMEKYRYKPSLSTACVAAGGTLGILIPPSVILILYGIQTREPIGELLIAGIIPGMIQLLLFILIVVFLVRRDPTLAPAREEGSALTTEKMTTLIRMWPFAALFLISIGGIYLGIFTPTEAAGVGAISALFFSLLSRKMNWHRLKLAFHESVKLTAYIFFILIGATLFSQFLTISRLPVELTYLVSRLELNHYIILIGILLALFLLGCFIEGLSLIVLTIPIVYPIILELGFNGVWFGIIMVMAINIGSLTPPLGISIFVIKGVAPNIPVQTIFKGAIPMIVGMIICILLLIIFPSFVTILPSLMR, encoded by the coding sequence ATGACTCCTGAAATGATAGGAATGATAGGAATTATTGGATTAGTTGTCCTGTTGTTATTAAAAATACCTGTAGGCATCGCTTTAATTATAATTGCTCTAAGCGGAACAACACTTATTCGTGGTTGGGATGTGGCGTTTTCTCAATTAGGTAGAACGCCTTTTGATACAGCAAGTTCATACTCTTTAAGCGTTATTCCATTATTTATCTTGATGGGTATGATTCTTTCTTATACAGGCATGGGGAAAGATTTATACAAAGCTGTCGATAGCTGGATTGGTCATTGGAAAGGTGGCTTAGCCATGGCAACAATTTGTTCTGCAGCTATTTTTTCAGCCATATCAGGCTCTTTAAATGCTACAACTGCTACCGTATCGAAAATCACTTTACCTGAAATGGAAAAATATCGTTATAAGCCAAGCTTGTCTACAGCATGTGTGGCAGCAGGAGGAACTTTAGGCATTCTTATTCCTCCAAGTGTGATTTTGATTTTATACGGCATTCAAACGAGAGAACCTATTGGAGAACTGCTTATTGCTGGTATTATTCCAGGAATGATTCAATTGCTCCTATTTATATTGATTGTAGTTTTTCTTGTGCGTAGAGACCCTACGTTAGCCCCTGCTAGAGAAGAAGGAAGCGCTTTAACAACGGAAAAAATGACCACGCTAATACGCATGTGGCCCTTTGCAGCGCTTTTTTTGATTAGTATTGGAGGAATATACTTAGGAATATTCACCCCCACAGAAGCTGCTGGAGTAGGAGCTATCAGTGCTTTGTTTTTTTCCTTGCTTTCTAGAAAAATGAATTGGCACCGTCTAAAACTGGCTTTTCACGAATCTGTAAAATTAACAGCTTATATTTTCTTTATTCTGATTGGAGCTACATTGTTTAGTCAGTTTTTGACGATAAGTAGACTTCCTGTAGAATTAACCTATCTTGTCAGTCGTTTAGAATTAAATCACTATATCATTCTTATTGGTATTTTACTAGCATTGTTTTTGCTTGGATGTTTTATTGAAGGGTTATCTCTGATTGTACTTACCATCCCAATTGTTTATCCAATAATCTTGGAGCTAGGATTTAATGGTGTTTGGTTTGGAATTATAATGGTAATGGCAATTAATATTGGTTCTTTAACCCCTCCACTGGGAATTAGTATTTTTGTAATTAAAGGCGTCGCTCCTAATATACCTGTACAAACTATATTTAAGGGAGCTATACCAATGATAGTCGGCATGATTATTTGCATTTTGTTACTCATTATATTTCCTTCTTTTGTTACAATTTTGCCCAGTTTAATGAGATGA
- a CDS encoding TRAP transporter small permease, with product MKRWIEQLARFSHRLAQCILFMMAICITIDVLSRWMWNKPILGTVDFTELGLSMVIFLSIAYTHVKEEHISIDFVFERFPKRMQLVLHAIIHILTFILMVLIGWSTSEYAIRLYNANTTTGDLTIPLYPIAWVAVIGLSLFALSALLHAIRYMHKGVFINDS from the coding sequence TTGAAAAGATGGATAGAACAACTTGCAAGATTCTCTCATAGGCTAGCTCAATGTATTTTGTTTATGATGGCTATATGTATTACCATAGATGTTTTATCAAGGTGGATGTGGAATAAACCTATATTAGGTACCGTTGATTTTACGGAACTTGGTTTATCAATGGTGATATTTTTAAGCATTGCTTATACACATGTAAAAGAAGAACATATTTCCATAGACTTTGTTTTCGAACGGTTTCCAAAGCGAATGCAATTGGTTTTACATGCCATCATTCATATCCTCACCTTTATTTTAATGGTTTTAATAGGATGGAGTACTAGCGAATACGCAATTCGTCTATACAATGCCAATACAACCACCGGAGATCTTACTATTCCTCTTTATCCTATTGCTTGGGTAGCTGTTATTGGATTAAGTTTATTCGCATTATCAGCCCTGCTACACGCTATACGTTATATGCATAAGGGGGTGTTCATAAATGACTCCTGA